GAGGATCCCGATCTCCAGGCACCGTCCCAGGCGATAATGCTGCAGACCATCGTCGGCCACGATCACATCGCACCCGAGCTCGACCAAGGCCTGTGCGCCGGCCACCCGGTCACGGGCGGCGATGACCGGCCCAGGGGCATGGCGGGCCAGCAGCACGGCCTCATCGCCGGCGCACCCCGGATCGCTATCCGCGCCCACGCGCAGCACGCCCCGGTTGCGACCCCCGTAACCGCGCAATACGATGCCCGGACGCAACCCGGCAGCCGAAAGCCGCGCGCACAGCCACAAGACGAAAGGCGTCTTCCCGGTCCCGCCCACGGTCACGTTACCGACCACGATGACCGGGACCGGAAGCCTGTGGACGGCGCGCAGGCCGGCCGTATAAAGGCGCCGGCGCAAGACCGCAAGCGCGCAATAGAGGACGCTCACCGGCCACAGGAGCCGGCTCCAAAGACCGGTCGCGGCCCAATGACGCCAGGGATCGCTCAGCATGCGCAGACCTGTGCCACCAGTGCTTCGGCGG
The DNA window shown above is from Acidiferrobacter sp. SPIII_3 and carries:
- the lpxK gene encoding tetraacyldisaccharide 4'-kinase, which gives rise to MLSDPWRHWAATGLWSRLLWPVSVLYCALAVLRRRLYTAGLRAVHRLPVPVIVVGNVTVGGTGKTPFVLWLCARLSAAGLRPGIVLRGYGGRNRGVLRVGADSDPGCAGDEAVLLARHAPGPVIAARDRVAGAQALVELGCDVIVADDGLQHYRLGRCLEIGILDGVRRFGNGLCLPGGPLREPRTRWDRLDFRVTQGHAAAGEWSMGLAGDRAYAVGGPAEVGLADLRRVHAVAGIGHPQRFFRALEGWGLQVIAHPFPDHHRYSVEDLRFDTDDPVVMTEKDAVKCESLGCSGLWYVPVRAVVDEELARRVLARLGPRS